A stretch of the Planktothricoides raciborskii GIHE-MW2 genome encodes the following:
- a CDS encoding RNA-binding protein, which translates to MSIYVGNLSYKVTSEDLTAVFAEYGKVTRVHLPTDRETRRMRGFGFVEMESDAQEAAAIDALDGAEWMGRQMKVNKAKPPETGGSYGGSRGGGGGGRRKDNFSRRN; encoded by the coding sequence ATGTCAATTTATGTCGGCAACTTATCCTACAAAGTAACCTCAGAGGATTTAACTGCCGTATTTGCCGAATATGGAAAGGTGACACGAGTTCACCTGCCCACAGACCGTGAAACCCGACGTATGCGCGGTTTTGGCTTCGTAGAAATGGAGTCAGACGCCCAAGAAGCAGCCGCGATCGATGCCCTCGATGGCGCCGAGTGGATGGGTCGTCAGATGAAAGTGAACAAAGCCAAACCTCCTGAAACCGGAGGATCTTATGGCGGTAGTCGTGGCGGTGGTGGCGGTGGTCGCCGCAAAGACAATTTCTCTCGTCGCAACTAA
- a CDS encoding type II toxin-antitoxin system VapC family toxin — MRFLLDTHTFIWFVIDNPKLSHRLKKLIEDDQNEKLLSIAIIWEMGIKHSTGKLSFNLPFEIFILWQISINDFEILDIQLRHSFVVATLPFHHRDPFDRILIAQAMVEEIPILSADSAFDAYSNDYGKI; from the coding sequence ATGAGATTTTTATTAGATACTCATACCTTTATTTGGTTTGTTATTGATAACCCAAAACTTAGTCACAGGTTAAAAAAATTAATTGAAGATGATCAAAACGAAAAGCTACTCAGTATAGCTATTATCTGGGAAATGGGGATTAAGCATAGTACCGGAAAACTGAGTTTTAATCTGCCATTTGAGATATTTATATTATGGCAAATAAGTATCAACGATTTTGAAATTTTGGATATTCAACTACGCCATAGTTTTGTGGTAGCTACTCTCCCTTTTCATCATCGTGACCCGTTCGATCGCATACTGATTGCCCAGGCAATGGTTGAGGAAATCCCTATTCTGAGTGCTGATTCTGCTTTTGATGCTTATTCTAACGATTATGGTAAAATATAA
- a CDS encoding chlorophyll a/b-binding protein: MSSEKPSKPAIETEESAIEPDPAFGWNLYAERINGRFAMIGFVALLVLEFFTHQDFFTWVGLR, encoded by the coding sequence ATGAGTTCAGAAAAACCCTCTAAACCAGCGATCGAAACTGAAGAGTCGGCGATCGAACCAGATCCTGCCTTTGGTTGGAATCTCTATGCCGAACGCATCAATGGCCGATTTGCCATGATTGGGTTTGTCGCACTATTGGTCTTAGAATTCTTCACTCACCAGGATTTCTTTACCTGGGTTGGGTTGCGCTAA
- a CDS encoding AAA family ATPase: MTVARVTSGLNLKAGDRFLVLYGTNTSDTFCNAQLLLQDIEQVIHQYLKSQNYQRILFYSGVKKLYFLDAESRDRTRIPSSPNQKSTPTENPEKTMQVTPGPLGKKRRLLGKKNEGRGVAFGQTISDSKPIIDAPNATPPSPGNTVTHNSPLFKGSTGGASRLQDTQIISYLESVIQDTKQPSAIIFSNAEDLAHFDNRRELFGRFVEWSRLPPNNRNICILIFHHETRSKLQYFCQQIGLTFLANYAENRNQTGSQVFNIVRLAAPNATEIRALQDYFRLKYRKAVNWGDRAQLPIWIAAENRPLNYWYDRFSDCEEISLETAKKHHWLSADVSDRPALERLEAMVGLPGVKSAIQRRMRSLQIQQQRRQQGQISEPLRLHLIFKGNPGTGKTTVARLIGEIYRDLGLLQRGHVIEIGGRDLVAGYVGQTNIQTNEIIDRAMDGVLFIDEAYALSQGGNNDFGQEAIDTLVKRMEDDRDRLAVIVAGYPQEMDEFLNSNPGLRRRLATEIIFEDYTPQELLEIFRQRVNRVQVSLASELENALNNLFTQLYLDRDRSFGNAGLVENLFHQIDERRSVRVISQNLDPLTEPFKPIDLPENYQQIASQGQKNQDSIEELLQELDRLTGLYSVKAVIREIVETELANQRLREAGLTVDDEPETRHLLFTGNPGTGKTTVARLLGRIFKALGILRKGQFVEVTRADLVAGYVGQTAQKTTEAIAKALDGVLFIDEAYALSRCDSGNDFGREAIDTLVPMMENQRDRLVVILAGYSREMAQFLKANSGLESRLADQIKFPDYNGEELHQIFLGFCENAQRICPPEVSQALQKIFMEMYQNRGHNFGNGRDVRNFYEKMVKRQKSRMLREHLTGEAMMTFGLEDIPVGRVR; encoded by the coding sequence ATGACTGTTGCCAGAGTTACATCAGGATTAAACTTAAAAGCAGGCGATCGCTTCTTAGTGCTTTACGGAACCAACACTAGCGACACATTCTGCAATGCACAGCTTTTGTTACAAGATATTGAGCAAGTTATCCATCAATATCTTAAAAGCCAAAATTATCAGCGTATCCTATTTTATTCTGGGGTAAAAAAGCTTTATTTTCTCGATGCGGAATCCCGCGATCGCACTCGCATCCCATCTTCCCCCAATCAAAAATCTACCCCTACCGAAAACCCAGAAAAAACCATGCAAGTCACCCCAGGACCCCTGGGCAAAAAACGCCGTCTTTTAGGCAAAAAAAATGAAGGTAGGGGCGTTGCATTTGGGCAAACCATCTCTGATTCAAAACCAATAATTGACGCCCCGAATGCAACGCCGCCCTCCCCAGGAAATACCGTAACCCATAACTCCCCCCTTTTTAAGGGGAGTACGGGGGGAGCATCACGCCTCCAAGATACCCAAATTATCTCCTATTTGGAAAGCGTTATTCAAGACACAAAACAACCTTCAGCGATTATCTTTTCTAATGCGGAAGACTTAGCCCACTTTGACAACCGTCGCGAACTATTTGGTCGCTTCGTTGAATGGTCTCGTTTACCCCCCAATAATCGCAATATTTGTATCTTAATTTTTCATCACGAAACCCGCAGCAAATTACAGTATTTTTGTCAACAAATAGGCTTGACATTTTTGGCAAATTATGCTGAAAATAGAAACCAAACCGGCAGCCAGGTATTTAATATTGTCCGGTTGGCTGCCCCCAATGCCACCGAAATTCGGGCATTACAAGATTATTTTCGCCTCAAATACCGCAAGGCAGTTAACTGGGGCGATCGCGCCCAATTACCTATTTGGATTGCGGCGGAAAATCGCCCGTTAAATTATTGGTACGATCGCTTCTCGGACTGTGAAGAAATTTCCCTAGAAACTGCTAAAAAACACCATTGGTTAAGTGCGGATGTGAGCGATCGCCCTGCCTTAGAACGGTTAGAAGCAATGGTGGGTTTGCCTGGAGTTAAATCAGCCATTCAACGCAGAATGCGATCGCTACAAATTCAGCAACAACGCCGCCAACAAGGGCAAATCTCCGAACCCTTACGCTTGCATCTAATTTTTAAAGGTAATCCCGGAACGGGGAAAACCACCGTTGCCCGATTAATTGGGGAAATTTATCGCGATTTAGGATTATTACAACGGGGTCATGTGATAGAAATTGGGGGACGAGATTTAGTCGCAGGATATGTGGGACAAACCAATATTCAAACCAATGAAATCATCGATCGCGCAATGGATGGAGTATTATTTATTGATGAAGCTTATGCCCTCTCCCAAGGGGGAAACAATGACTTTGGGCAAGAAGCCATTGATACCCTGGTCAAACGCATGGAAGATGACCGCGATCGCCTTGCGGTAATTGTAGCGGGATATCCGCAAGAAATGGATGAATTTTTGAACTCTAATCCTGGTTTAAGGCGACGGTTAGCCACAGAAATTATCTTTGAAGATTACACCCCCCAGGAGTTGTTAGAAATTTTCCGCCAACGGGTCAACCGGGTGCAAGTTTCTCTCGCTTCAGAGTTAGAAAATGCTCTGAATAATCTATTTACCCAACTTTACCTTGATCGCGATCGCAGTTTTGGCAATGCGGGCTTAGTAGAAAATCTCTTTCATCAAATAGATGAACGGCGGTCTGTCCGAGTCATCAGCCAAAACCTTGACCCCTTAACTGAACCATTTAAACCCATAGATTTACCGGAAAATTATCAACAAATCGCCAGCCAAGGACAAAAAAATCAAGATAGCATTGAGGAATTATTACAAGAACTTGACCGACTCACCGGATTATACTCTGTTAAAGCAGTAATTCGGGAAATTGTCGAAACCGAATTAGCCAATCAAAGGCTAAGAGAAGCAGGTTTAACCGTTGATGATGAACCGGAAACTAGACACTTATTATTTACCGGCAATCCGGGGACGGGAAAAACTACCGTTGCCCGATTATTGGGGCGAATTTTTAAAGCTTTGGGCATCTTACGCAAAGGACAATTTGTGGAAGTCACTCGCGCTGATTTAGTCGCAGGTTATGTGGGACAAACTGCCCAAAAAACCACAGAGGCGATCGCAAAAGCTTTAGATGGAGTGTTATTTATTGATGAAGCTTATGCCCTTTCTCGCTGTGATTCTGGCAATGATTTTGGTCGAGAAGCCATTGATACTTTAGTACCAATGATGGAAAATCAGCGCGATCGCCTCGTCGTCATTCTCGCAGGATACTCTCGCGAAATGGCGCAATTTTTAAAAGCCAATTCTGGTCTAGAATCTCGTTTGGCTGATCAAATCAAATTCCCTGATTATAATGGCGAAGAACTGCATCAAATCTTTCTCGGTTTCTGCGAAAATGCCCAGCGCATTTGTCCCCCAGAAGTCTCCCAAGCCCTGCAAAAAATATTTATGGAAATGTATCAAAATCGAGGCCATAATTTTGGCAATGGTCGAGATGTCCGCAACTTCTATGAAAAAATGGTAAAACGGCAAAAAAGCCGAATGTTGCGAGAACATCTCACCGGCGAAGCTATGATGACTTTTGGCTTAGAAGATATTCCAGTTGGTAGGGTGCGTTAA
- a CDS encoding tetratricopeptide repeat protein, whose translation MPYLRLLLGFNLILLILQQVEPLLAVCLGDRYHRSLEVQTGGKGMKRIWENVAIFSLTTAFMGMPAVVLAQSTPQIIAQIIAQRNEADFVNRGLQRYRQGDVRGAIEDFSQALQLNPNYVQGYQARANLLSAQGNQQAAIADYSQALRLDAGFVPAYIGRASAQSAQGNHEAAIDDYSRALKLNNNYVQAYIGRSAAYAALKDFNRALNDLNQALGRDPSNGAAYYNRGSVFALQGDRANAMRDFQQAAEIFRQQQNPELYQRAMTRIQLLQMQRN comes from the coding sequence ATGCCGTACCTTCGATTATTGCTTGGGTTCAACTTAATTTTACTTATTTTACAGCAGGTTGAACCGCTTCTTGCAGTTTGTTTAGGCGATCGCTATCATAGAAGTCTAGAAGTGCAAACAGGAGGTAAAGGGATGAAACGGATATGGGAGAATGTGGCAATTTTCAGCCTCACCACGGCTTTTATGGGGATGCCCGCAGTGGTTTTAGCCCAATCTACGCCACAAATTATTGCCCAAATTATTGCTCAAAGAAACGAGGCAGATTTTGTCAACCGAGGTTTACAACGATATCGTCAAGGAGATGTACGCGGGGCAATTGAAGATTTTAGCCAAGCCCTACAGTTGAATCCTAATTATGTGCAAGGGTATCAAGCGAGGGCTAATCTGTTGTCAGCCCAAGGAAATCAGCAAGCCGCGATCGCCGATTATAGCCAAGCGTTACGCCTCGATGCTGGTTTTGTTCCCGCTTATATTGGTCGGGCAAGTGCTCAGTCAGCCCAAGGAAATCACGAAGCGGCGATCGATGATTACAGCCGTGCTTTGAAACTGAATAATAACTATGTCCAAGCTTATATTGGTCGCAGCGCAGCTTATGCCGCATTAAAAGATTTTAATCGGGCTTTGAATGATTTAAATCAAGCTTTAGGCCGTGACCCTAGTAATGGTGCGGCTTATTATAATCGAGGCAGTGTTTTCGCATTACAGGGCGATCGCGCCAATGCGATGCGAGATTTCCAACAAGCGGCGGAAATCTTTAGGCAACAGCAAAATCCTGAACTTTATCAACGAGCAATGACTCGAATACAATTGCTACAAATGCAAAGAAATTAA
- a CDS encoding RDD family protein — MDNDRAIARLPKVQIWRRGAALFIDYWAVSLVSSLATSSSEPGVGIDEALLFLLLWLGMRIILVTMNQGQSLGRWALDMKVVDTRFGRVPELVDLFKREGLMGIEVLLVYIGLEYIRPGSGIGLFLLLPLAIDCSLVNTDPFAKQAFHDRIAGTFVCATRRGYSLDLKVKRWYRLGQRWLEQISQSRSNRND; from the coding sequence ATGGATAATGACCGAGCGATCGCCCGTTTGCCAAAAGTTCAGATATGGCGGCGAGGGGCTGCCTTATTCATTGACTACTGGGCGGTGTCCCTAGTCAGTTCCCTCGCCACCTCCAGCAGTGAACCGGGAGTCGGTATTGATGAAGCCTTATTATTTTTGCTCCTCTGGCTAGGAATGCGAATCATTCTAGTCACCATGAATCAAGGCCAAAGCTTAGGTCGCTGGGCTTTGGACATGAAAGTAGTCGATACTCGTTTTGGCCGAGTCCCAGAACTGGTGGACTTATTTAAACGAGAAGGCTTAATGGGCATCGAAGTGCTTCTAGTCTATATCGGTTTAGAATACATTCGCCCCGGATCCGGAATTGGATTATTCCTCTTATTACCCCTAGCGATCGACTGTAGCCTAGTCAACACCGATCCCTTTGCCAAGCAAGCATTCCACGATCGCATTGCCGGGACTTTCGTCTGCGCCACTCGTCGTGGTTACTCCTTGGATCTGAAAGTAAAACGATGGTATCGCCTAGGTCAAAGGTGGCTAGAACAAATTTCCCAGAGTCGCTCAAATCGCAACGACTAA
- a CDS encoding carbon dioxide-concentrating mechanism protein CcmK, which translates to MSPQQAVGSLETKGFPGVLAAADAMVKAGRVTLVGYLRCGSARFMVVIRGDVSEVKTAMDAGIAAAENTFGSALESWVIIPRPHENVVAVLPIDFSADVQVFRDAVEGITIPGRPSNRP; encoded by the coding sequence ATGTCCCCACAACAAGCAGTTGGCTCCCTTGAAACGAAAGGGTTTCCCGGTGTTTTAGCGGCAGCCGACGCAATGGTAAAAGCAGGGCGTGTAACCCTGGTCGGTTATCTGCGTTGCGGTTCCGCTCGTTTTATGGTGGTGATCCGAGGAGATGTCTCCGAAGTGAAAACGGCTATGGATGCGGGAATTGCCGCCGCAGAAAATACTTTTGGTTCCGCCTTGGAAAGTTGGGTGATTATTCCCCGTCCCCATGAAAACGTGGTGGCAGTTTTACCGATCGACTTTAGTGCGGATGTGCAAGTGTTCCGGGATGCGGTGGAAGGCATCACAATTCCAGGAAGACCCAGTAATCGGCCTTAG
- a CDS encoding NgoMIV family type II restriction endonuclease: MMTQILGSCDISVEDVSGQTSGKLFEDLVLEFVKDCFSHINHLRPGNWQIETVGKRQKLFISQFEQYAHLLILDRADRSNPEIAAALGSDYMITPDIVLFRLPEADNFINKNCNLLDDESVTYASLREKNNQSPLLHASISCKWTIRSDRSQNSRTEALNLIRNRKGRSLHIVVVTAEPLPSRIASIALGTGDIDCVYHFGLYELMAAVDRGNWEDAAEMLKILVNGNRLRDISDLPLDLAI, encoded by the coding sequence ATGATGACACAAATATTGGGTTCGTGTGACATCAGTGTAGAAGATGTATCTGGACAAACATCTGGGAAATTATTTGAGGATCTAGTGCTTGAATTCGTTAAAGATTGTTTTTCTCATATCAATCATCTCAGACCAGGAAATTGGCAAATAGAGACAGTAGGCAAACGCCAAAAATTATTTATTTCCCAGTTTGAACAATATGCCCATTTACTGATTTTGGATCGGGCGGATCGCTCTAATCCAGAAATTGCGGCGGCGTTGGGAAGCGATTACATGATTACACCAGATATTGTCCTGTTTCGCCTGCCAGAAGCTGATAATTTTATCAATAAAAATTGCAACTTATTAGACGATGAATCGGTGACTTATGCCAGTTTGCGGGAGAAAAATAATCAAAGTCCTCTTCTCCATGCCAGTATTTCCTGCAAATGGACAATTCGCAGCGATCGCAGCCAAAATTCCCGCACAGAAGCACTGAACTTAATCAGAAATAGAAAGGGGCGATCGCTTCATATTGTCGTCGTGACCGCCGAACCTTTGCCCAGTCGAATTGCTTCAATTGCCCTGGGGACTGGAGATATCGACTGTGTTTACCATTTTGGCCTTTATGAGTTAATGGCGGCGGTGGATCGTGGTAACTGGGAAGATGCGGCAGAGATGCTCAAAATTTTGGTAAATGGTAACAGATTAAGGGACATTAGCGATTTACCTTTAGATTTAGCAATTTAG
- a CDS encoding succinate dehydrogenase/fumarate reductase iron-sulfur subunit has protein sequence MLVLFKVIRQNQNSAPRVQSYTLDVQPGNTILDCLNRIKWEQDGTLAFRKNCRNTICGSCGMRINGRPALACKENIGAELERLQNIAIAEQSARENGTSVSSPSIPEITITPMGNMPVIKDLVVDMTSFWNNLEAVEPYVSTKARLVPEREFLQTPEERDRLNDMGNCILCGACYSDCNAREVNPNFVGPHALAKAYRMVADNRDAKTEERLETYDNLESGIWACTRCFNCNSACPMEVSPLDQISKIKGEILARKDASASRPVRHRKVLLELVKQGGWVDERKFAVMVIGNYFRDVKGLLSLGPVGLRMVTNRKFPLTFEPSAGTEEVRSLISSVQELESKSDPKV, from the coding sequence ATGCTAGTCCTGTTTAAGGTCATTCGGCAAAATCAAAACTCCGCCCCCAGAGTTCAGAGTTACACTCTCGACGTGCAACCGGGCAATACCATTCTCGACTGTCTTAATCGGATCAAATGGGAGCAAGATGGCACCCTGGCGTTCCGAAAGAATTGTCGCAATACGATTTGCGGCAGTTGTGGCATGAGGATTAATGGTCGTCCTGCCCTTGCTTGTAAAGAAAATATTGGCGCTGAACTGGAAAGACTGCAAAATATTGCCATTGCCGAGCAAAGTGCCAGGGAAAATGGAACATCTGTGAGTTCCCCCAGTATTCCAGAAATTACGATCACACCAATGGGCAATATGCCCGTGATTAAGGATCTGGTGGTGGATATGACCAGTTTCTGGAATAATCTCGAAGCGGTGGAGCCTTATGTGAGTACGAAGGCGCGTCTGGTGCCAGAACGGGAGTTCCTCCAAACTCCCGAAGAACGCGATCGCCTCAATGATATGGGTAACTGTATTCTTTGTGGTGCTTGTTATTCTGACTGCAATGCCAGAGAGGTGAATCCCAATTTTGTTGGGCCCCATGCTTTGGCGAAAGCTTACCGAATGGTGGCGGATAACCGGGATGCCAAGACCGAAGAGCGCTTAGAAACTTATGATAATTTAGAAAGCGGGATTTGGGCTTGCACCCGTTGCTTTAATTGCAATTCTGCTTGTCCAATGGAAGTGTCTCCCCTGGATCAAATTAGCAAAATTAAAGGGGAAATTCTGGCTCGCAAGGATGCCAGCGCCAGTCGGCCCGTGCGTCACCGCAAAGTGTTGTTAGAACTGGTGAAGCAAGGGGGTTGGGTGGATGAACGGAAGTTTGCGGTGATGGTGATTGGTAACTATTTCCGGGATGTGAAAGGTTTACTGAGTCTGGGACCCGTGGGGTTACGCATGGTGACAAACCGGAAGTTTCCCTTGACTTTTGAACCGTCCGCAGGCACCGAAGAAGTGCGATCGCTGATTTCATCAGTCCAAGAATTAGAATCAAAATCCGATCCAAAAGTTTAG
- a CDS encoding carbon dioxide-concentrating mechanism protein CcmK: MPIAVGVIQTDGFPPVLAAADAMVKAGRVTLVYYGLAEKAQFLVAIRGPVSEVKVAMDAGIEAGNKVGPDKVLTHYIVPNPPENIVSVLPIDYTPKSEPFR; the protein is encoded by the coding sequence ATGCCAATTGCCGTTGGAGTGATTCAAACCGATGGGTTTCCCCCTGTTTTGGCCGCCGCCGATGCGATGGTTAAAGCCGGGCGAGTCACCTTAGTGTATTATGGCCTAGCGGAAAAAGCCCAGTTTCTGGTGGCAATTCGCGGCCCTGTTTCCGAAGTGAAGGTGGCGATGGACGCTGGAATTGAAGCCGGGAATAAGGTTGGTCCTGACAAGGTACTGACTCATTATATTGTTCCCAATCCCCCAGAAAATATCGTGTCGGTTTTGCCGATTGACTATACGCCTAAGAGTGAACCATTCCGATGA
- a CDS encoding chromate transporter → MNLSKLLELAQVFLKLGIIGFGGPAAHIAMMEDEVVHRRQWLTQEQFLDLVGATNLIPGSNSTEMAIHVGYIYAGGLGLIVAGTCFVFPAVLIMAVLA, encoded by the coding sequence ATGAACCTCTCTAAACTCTTAGAACTCGCACAAGTATTTCTCAAACTCGGCATTATTGGATTTGGCGGCCCAGCGGCACATATTGCCATGATGGAAGATGAAGTAGTTCATCGACGGCAATGGTTAACCCAAGAACAATTTCTGGATCTGGTAGGTGCCACCAACTTAATTCCTGGATCAAATTCGACAGAAATGGCGATTCATGTTGGCTATATATATGCCGGTGGTTTAGGATTAATTGTCGCCGGAACTTGTTTTGTGTTCCCGGCTGTATTAATCATGGCAGTTTTGGCATAG
- a CDS encoding DNA cytosine methyltransferase, whose product MAINQTCRYRIIDLFSGAGGFTLGFTHNPNLRDKFQPVWANDNNKSAVATYNANFGNHCVLGDIVDILNHSKMQIPKADVVIGGSPCQGFSLLNKKRKTDERKELWRPFMEVVERANADTFVMENVPELLGSWEHEQIMREANDRGFKLAWQKLCAADFGVPQLRYRAFIIGCRFTDPAHFFPPLKTHYNPAERVLFSLFDCDNGYVSKPKYWQTVRDAIADLPAPESTEINKFPPPLNLHFGRNPTPLSLARYQAIPKEGMNRFDLQRLAPELTPECWLRKKSGGTDLFGRLWWDKPSVTIRTEFFKPEKGRYLHPEQHRPITHREAARLQSFPDHFVFCGSKIEIAKQIGNAVPPLLAAKIADCVYSLLVGINAPLENNRFPEELKVI is encoded by the coding sequence ATGGCAATTAACCAGACTTGTCGCTACCGAATCATTGACCTATTTTCCGGGGCAGGAGGCTTTACCCTGGGGTTCACTCACAACCCTAATTTAAGGGATAAGTTTCAACCTGTTTGGGCAAATGACAATAATAAAAGTGCCGTTGCTACCTATAACGCTAACTTTGGCAACCATTGTGTCTTAGGTGATATCGTTGATATCTTGAATCATTCAAAAATGCAGATTCCCAAAGCCGATGTAGTGATCGGTGGCTCTCCTTGCCAAGGATTTAGCTTGCTCAATAAAAAGCGCAAAACTGACGAAAGAAAAGAACTATGGCGACCATTTATGGAAGTGGTCGAGCGGGCAAATGCTGACACATTTGTCATGGAAAATGTGCCGGAATTATTGGGTTCTTGGGAACACGAACAAATAATGCGTGAGGCAAATGATAGGGGATTTAAACTTGCTTGGCAAAAATTATGTGCCGCAGATTTTGGAGTGCCGCAGTTGCGATATAGAGCTTTTATTATTGGTTGTCGTTTTACAGATCCAGCGCATTTTTTTCCGCCACTAAAAACTCACTATAATCCAGCAGAAAGAGTTTTATTTTCCCTGTTTGATTGCGATAATGGCTATGTGAGTAAACCGAAATATTGGCAAACGGTCAGGGATGCGATCGCTGATTTACCTGCCCCAGAAAGCACAGAAATTAACAAATTTCCCCCACCATTAAATTTGCACTTTGGCCGAAACCCAACTCCCTTGAGTTTAGCCCGTTACCAAGCCATTCCTAAAGAAGGAATGAACCGCTTTGACTTACAACGTCTTGCCCCAGAATTAACCCCAGAATGTTGGTTGAGAAAAAAATCCGGTGGGACTGATTTATTTGGTCGTTTGTGGTGGGATAAACCGAGCGTCACTATCAGAACTGAATTCTTTAAACCTGAAAAAGGACGTTACTTACATCCAGAACAACATCGACCGATCACCCATCGTGAAGCAGCGAGATTACAATCATTTCCAGACCACTTTGTATTTTGCGGTAGCAAAATAGAAATTGCCAAACAAATTGGCAATGCAGTCCCGCCTTTATTAGCGGCAAAAATTGCCGATTGTGTGTATAGTTTATTGGTGGGGATAAATGCTCCGTTAGAAAATAATCGTTTTCCAGAGGAGTTGAAGGTGATATGA
- a CDS encoding DUF2281 domain-containing protein, which translates to MLLIEINEALNQLNHLVAVVSKDEEEVVMTHDNQPLLKLVRILPNSLHNSLGYFQFDNAKGIVLLPVFFIENNGDNFMNPLTHLFAQAIAGEEVLIILPETLVLNNEFAVIKIVSMLPKDPRRSKAGSAKGMVTLSDDFDEPIADFQEYM; encoded by the coding sequence ATGTTACTAATCGAGATAAATGAAGCGCTAAATCAGTTAAATCACTTGGTAGCAGTGGTTAGTAAAGATGAAGAAGAAGTGGTGATGACACATGATAATCAGCCTCTGCTAAAACTGGTGCGAATCCTACCAAATAGTTTACATAATTCTCTCGGGTATTTTCAGTTTGATAATGCTAAAGGTATCGTTTTGCTACCCGTTTTTTTTATTGAGAATAACGGTGATAACTTTATGAATCCGCTAACTCACTTATTCGCTCAGGCGATCGCTGGCGAAGAAGTGTTGATAATTTTACCAGAAACTTTAGTTTTAAATAATGAATTTGCTGTAATCAAAATAGTGTCTATGTTACCCAAGGATCCTCGTCGGTCTAAAGCGGGTAGTGCCAAAGGTATGGTGACATTATCTGATGATTTTGATGAACCGATCGCAGATTTTCAGGAGTATATGTAA
- the yhdJ gene encoding adenine-specific DNA-methyltransferase, whose protein sequence is MFQRYESSGQIIYHGEATQILAQEITSESIDLIFIDPPYNIGKQFANFTDKWASEADYLEWAYQWLDESIRVLKPNGTLYLMASTQAMPYFDLYLRKKLTILSRIVWHYDSSGVQAKKYFGSMYEPILHCVKNKQDYVFNGDAIKVEAKTGAKRKLIDYRKAIPTPYNSEKVPGNVWNFPRVRYRMAEYENHPSQKPESLLERIILASSNEGDLILDPFAGTFTTAAVGKRLGRCSISIESQEEYLKIGLRRVFEVDKTPVF, encoded by the coding sequence ATGTTTCAGCGATATGAATCCAGCGGGCAGATCATATATCATGGTGAGGCTACCCAGATATTAGCACAAGAAATTACCTCAGAATCTATTGACCTAATTTTTATCGATCCTCCTTATAATATCGGCAAACAATTTGCTAATTTTACTGATAAATGGGCATCGGAAGCAGATTATTTAGAATGGGCTTATCAGTGGCTTGATGAATCCATTCGGGTGTTAAAGCCGAACGGCACTTTATATTTAATGGCAAGTACCCAAGCCATGCCCTATTTTGACCTTTATTTGAGAAAAAAATTAACCATTCTCAGTCGCATCGTTTGGCATTATGATAGTTCGGGAGTTCAGGCCAAAAAATATTTTGGTTCTATGTATGAACCCATCCTGCATTGCGTGAAAAATAAGCAGGACTATGTTTTTAATGGGGATGCGATTAAGGTAGAAGCAAAAACCGGGGCAAAACGCAAGTTAATTGACTATAGAAAAGCGATTCCCACTCCTTATAATAGCGAAAAAGTTCCGGGCAATGTGTGGAATTTTCCTCGCGTCCGCTATCGCATGGCGGAATATGAAAATCACCCATCCCAAAAGCCAGAATCTTTACTAGAAAGAATTATTTTAGCCAGCAGCAATGAAGGGGATTTGATTCTCGATCCTTTTGCCGGGACTTTTACCACTGCCGCTGTAGGGAAGCGTTTAGGACGCTGTTCGATTAGTATCGAGTCTCAGGAGGAATATTTAAAGATTGGTTTAAGACGGGTTTTCGAGGTAGATAAAACCCCGGTTTTTTGA